In the uncultured Fretibacterium sp. genome, CCTGAGGCGTTCGAGGCCCATCCGATGCCCCGGCCAATGAAACGGCGGTCTGTCTCCGCAATGCCCTGCTGCTCCCGCTTCGCCCCGGCATCCGGGGAACGGGAGTGCGCCGCGGGCGACCCCGTGGTCCTGTCGGTGGACGAGTACGAGGCCCTTCGCCTCATCGACCTGGAGGGGCTGAGCCAGGAGGAGTGCGCCGGACGCATGCAGGTCGCCCGAACGACGGTCCAGGCCATCTACGACCGCGCCCGCGCCAAGGTTGCGGATTTTCTGGTCAACGCCAGGGAGCTCC is a window encoding:
- a CDS encoding DUF134 domain-containing protein — protein: MPRPMKRRSVSAMPCCSRFAPASGERECAAGDPVVLSVDEYEALRLIDLEGLSQEECAGRMQVARTTVQAIYDRARAKVADFLVNARELRIEGGTYRICGACGPGGAERHGHGCCRHGKDSGPR